A single region of the Nocardioides ochotonae genome encodes:
- a CDS encoding cold-shock protein → MSTGKVKWYDADKGFGFLSQDDGDDVYVRAEALPPGVTTLKAGTRVEFGIAQGRRGEQALQVRVLDAPASVSRNQRNAARRKPEEMVPIVEDLIRVLDDIGETYRHGRHPDSKTAAPVAKLLRALADQLEL, encoded by the coding sequence GTGTCCACTGGCAAGGTGAAGTGGTACGACGCCGACAAGGGCTTCGGGTTCCTGTCCCAGGACGACGGGGACGACGTCTACGTCCGCGCGGAGGCACTGCCGCCCGGGGTCACCACGCTCAAGGCCGGCACCCGGGTGGAGTTCGGCATCGCCCAAGGCCGGCGCGGCGAGCAGGCGCTCCAGGTGCGGGTGCTCGACGCTCCCGCGTCGGTGTCGCGCAACCAGCGCAACGCCGCGCGCCGCAAGCCCGAGGAGATGGTCCCGATCGTGGAGGACCTGATCCGGGTGCTCGACGACATCGGCGAGACCTACCGACACGGCCGCCACCCCGACTCGAAGACCGCGGCCCCGGTGGCCAAGCTGCTGCGCGCGCTCGCCGACCAGCTGGAGCTCTGA
- a CDS encoding MFS transporter: MTSSQPGPGDSAHRVGRVLGNGARGTAHGVAAAGRATARAGQAVGRQVRRAASAQGAGESGLNRLMYLHFFNTAGDAAVAISLAGSLFFQVPSGEARGQVALFLALTMLPFAIVAPLIGPFLDRFSSGRRWAIGATMAARAFLCWGLAGAVHTESPWVFAAALGVLVSSKAYGVTRAAAVPRLLPRGFTLVRANGRVSLAGIIASAISAPIAGLASMAGSQWSLRYAFVLFAIATICAIRLPERVDSSAGEGTLVLRGETVPPTAPLGRRPRTRIPPAVAFALRTNLGPRWLTGFLIMFMAFLLRENPPESSLRPELLIGLVVGAAGVGNTLGVAAAALLKRINPAVAVVVALLADAAAAVLAWSFYGVLTLAVLGLTAGLSQTLAKFCLDATIQRDVPTQVQASAFARSDTLLQLAWVLGGFVGIVLPLEPARLGLGVAAVAVIGWAVYVLGSRTTRVPMGVRAQPAPATEAPTGPASG; the protein is encoded by the coding sequence ATGACCTCCTCGCAGCCCGGCCCCGGGGACAGCGCGCACCGGGTCGGCCGCGTGCTCGGCAACGGTGCGCGCGGCACCGCGCACGGCGTCGCGGCGGCCGGGCGGGCGACCGCCCGTGCGGGACAGGCCGTCGGCCGGCAGGTCCGTCGCGCCGCCAGCGCGCAGGGTGCCGGCGAGTCGGGGCTGAACCGGCTGATGTACCTGCACTTCTTCAACACCGCCGGGGACGCCGCGGTGGCGATCTCGCTCGCCGGCTCGCTGTTCTTCCAGGTGCCCTCCGGCGAGGCGCGCGGCCAGGTCGCGCTGTTCCTGGCCCTCACGATGCTGCCGTTCGCGATCGTGGCCCCGCTGATCGGCCCGTTCCTGGACCGGTTCAGCTCCGGGCGCCGCTGGGCGATCGGCGCCACGATGGCGGCGCGCGCGTTCTTGTGCTGGGGGCTGGCCGGCGCGGTGCACACCGAGTCGCCGTGGGTGTTCGCGGCCGCGCTCGGCGTGCTCGTCTCCTCCAAGGCGTACGGCGTGACGCGGGCGGCCGCGGTCCCCCGACTGCTCCCCCGGGGCTTCACCCTGGTGCGCGCCAACGGCCGGGTCTCGCTGGCCGGCATCATCGCGAGCGCGATCTCCGCGCCGATCGCCGGGCTCGCCTCGATGGCCGGCTCGCAGTGGTCGCTGCGCTACGCCTTCGTGCTGTTCGCGATCGCCACGATCTGCGCAATCCGGCTGCCCGAGCGCGTCGACTCCAGCGCGGGCGAGGGCACTCTGGTGCTGCGCGGCGAGACGGTGCCCCCGACCGCCCCCCTGGGGCGGCGGCCACGCACCCGGATCCCCCCGGCGGTGGCGTTCGCGCTGCGGACCAACCTCGGTCCACGCTGGCTGACCGGCTTCCTGATCATGTTCATGGCGTTCCTGCTGCGGGAGAACCCGCCGGAGAGCAGCCTGCGCCCGGAGCTGCTGATCGGCCTGGTCGTCGGCGCGGCCGGCGTCGGCAACACCCTCGGCGTCGCCGCCGCCGCCCTGCTGAAGCGCATCAACCCCGCGGTCGCGGTGGTCGTGGCGCTGCTGGCCGACGCCGCCGCGGCGGTGCTCGCCTGGAGCTTCTACGGCGTGCTGACCCTGGCGGTGCTCGGCCTCACCGCAGGGCTGTCGCAGACGCTGGCGAAGTTCTGCCTCGACGCCACCATCCAGCGCGACGTTCCGACCCAGGTGCAGGCCAGCGCCTTCGCGCGCAGCGACACCCTGCTGCAGCTGGCCTGGGTGCTGGGCGGGTTCGTCGGCATCGTGCTGCCGCTGGAGCCGGCCCGGCTCGGCCTGGGGGTCGCCGCGGTCGCCGTCATCGGGTGGGCGGTGTACGTGCTCGGCTCGCGCACCACGCGGGTGCCGATGGGCGTGCGCGCCCAGCCGGCGCCGGCCACCGAGGCTCCGACCGGCCCGGCCTCGGGCTGA
- a CDS encoding DUF3027 domain-containing protein, with the protein MTTIARPRPDATAVAAVDAARDALLAETEPGDVGDHLGTVAEGERVVTHLFTCTRPGYVGWRWSVTVARAPRQKHVTIDEVVLIPGDEAIVAPDWLPYRERIKPGDLSPGDLLPVPDDDPRLVPTYAFGDDPLDADAKAQIRAVAQELYAGRTRTLSPEGRDLAAQRWYDGDGGPSSPLAQAAPDSCSTCGFLMRLGGPLAEQFGVCANGDANDDGRVVSFDHGCGAHSEVRLAKKHEPVPMPEPVLDTITIAPGELETF; encoded by the coding sequence GTGACCACGATCGCTCGTCCCAGGCCCGACGCCACCGCCGTTGCAGCGGTCGACGCCGCTCGTGACGCGCTCCTCGCGGAGACCGAGCCCGGCGACGTCGGGGACCACCTCGGCACCGTCGCCGAGGGGGAGCGGGTGGTCACCCACCTGTTCACCTGCACGCGCCCCGGGTACGTCGGGTGGCGCTGGTCGGTGACCGTCGCCCGCGCGCCGCGCCAGAAGCACGTGACCATCGACGAGGTCGTGCTGATCCCCGGCGACGAGGCGATCGTCGCCCCCGACTGGCTGCCCTACCGCGAGCGCATCAAGCCCGGTGACCTCTCGCCCGGCGACCTGCTGCCGGTGCCCGACGACGACCCGCGGCTGGTCCCGACGTACGCCTTCGGCGACGACCCGCTGGACGCCGACGCCAAGGCGCAGATCCGCGCGGTGGCCCAGGAGCTGTACGCCGGCCGCACCCGCACGCTCTCCCCGGAGGGCCGCGACCTCGCCGCCCAGCGCTGGTACGACGGCGACGGCGGCCCGTCCTCGCCGCTGGCCCAGGCGGCCCCCGACTCCTGCTCGACCTGCGGCTTCCTGATGCGCCTGGGCGGGCCGCTCGCCGAGCAGTTCGGCGTGTGCGCCAACGGCGACGCCAACGACGACGGCCGGGTGGTCTCCTTCGACCACGGCTGCGGCGCCCACTCCGAGGTGCGCCTGGCCAAGAAGCACGAGCCGGTGCCGATGCCCGAGCCGGTGCTCGACACCATCACGATCGCACCCGGCGAGCTCGAGACCTTCTGA
- a CDS encoding DUF2530 domain-containing protein — MERDDKQPERHEIGSKVYLVADVEPLDVDGVRTVAVGTALWLVAFVAMLPFYGPLADHGRTWWLWTCLTGFGLGLCGYEFCRRRAAAHEERAGGERSA, encoded by the coding sequence GTGGAACGGGACGACAAGCAGCCGGAGAGGCACGAGATCGGCTCGAAGGTGTACCTCGTGGCCGACGTGGAGCCGCTCGACGTCGACGGTGTGCGCACCGTGGCGGTGGGAACCGCGCTCTGGCTGGTCGCCTTCGTGGCGATGCTGCCGTTCTACGGCCCGCTGGCCGACCACGGCCGCACCTGGTGGCTGTGGACGTGCTTGACCGGGTTCGGTCTCGGCCTGTGCGGCTATGAGTTCTGCCGGCGCCGCGCCGCCGCCCACGAGGAGCGGGCGGGCGGCGAACGGTCCGCCTGA
- a CDS encoding NCS2 family permease → MTSALDTYFKISERGSSIGREIRGGAVTFLTMSYILVLNPIILGYIQDSEGNYLGGGSEPNLPAIAAGTALVAGVLTMLMGAVSNFPLALAAGLGLNAFVGVAIATQSTWADAMGLVVLEGIIILLLVLTGFRRAVFHAVPAELKVAISVGIGLFIALIGFVDAGFVTRIPDAAQTSVPVQLGNGGTLSGWPVLLFGLGVLLLIALWVRKVRGAILIAIVVLTAAAFVMEAVFGGGENDLGWAVGIPAVPDKFFGVPDLSTFGEFSLFGAFSSIGVLAAALLVFSLLLADFFDTMGTMTAIGAEAGLNDAEGIPPHSQRILIVDSVAAIAGGAGGVSSNTSYVESASGVGEGARTGMASVVTGLLFLLATFFTPVVQAIPAEAAVPALVLVGFLMMQQVTGIEWNDVEIAIPAFLTVVLMPFTYSISVGIGAGFLSYVLIKVVVGKARQVRPLLWIIAALFGIYFGIEPITAWLT, encoded by the coding sequence GTGACTTCAGCCCTCGACACCTACTTCAAGATCTCCGAGCGTGGCTCGAGCATCGGCCGGGAAATCCGCGGCGGCGCGGTGACCTTCCTGACGATGTCCTACATCCTCGTCCTGAACCCGATCATCCTGGGCTACATCCAGGACTCGGAGGGCAACTACCTGGGCGGCGGGTCCGAGCCCAACCTCCCCGCGATCGCCGCCGGTACGGCGCTGGTCGCCGGCGTGCTGACGATGCTGATGGGCGCGGTCTCCAACTTCCCGCTGGCGCTCGCGGCGGGACTCGGTCTCAACGCCTTCGTCGGTGTCGCGATCGCGACCCAGTCGACCTGGGCCGACGCGATGGGCCTGGTGGTGCTCGAGGGCATCATCATCCTGCTGCTGGTGCTGACCGGCTTCCGGCGTGCGGTGTTCCACGCCGTGCCCGCCGAGCTCAAGGTCGCGATCTCGGTCGGCATCGGTCTGTTCATCGCGCTGATCGGCTTCGTCGACGCCGGCTTCGTGACCCGCATCCCGGACGCCGCGCAGACCAGCGTCCCGGTGCAGCTCGGCAACGGCGGCACCCTGTCCGGTTGGCCGGTCCTGCTCTTCGGCCTCGGTGTGCTGCTGCTGATCGCGCTGTGGGTGCGCAAGGTCCGCGGCGCGATCCTGATCGCGATCGTGGTGCTGACCGCGGCCGCGTTCGTCATGGAGGCGGTGTTCGGCGGGGGCGAGAACGACCTCGGTTGGGCCGTGGGCATCCCGGCGGTCCCGGACAAGTTCTTCGGCGTCCCGGACCTCAGCACGTTCGGTGAGTTCTCGCTGTTCGGCGCGTTCAGCTCGATCGGCGTCCTGGCCGCCGCGCTGCTGGTCTTCTCGCTGCTGCTGGCCGACTTCTTCGACACGATGGGCACGATGACCGCCATCGGCGCCGAGGCGGGCCTGAACGACGCCGAGGGCATTCCGCCGCACAGCCAGCGGATCCTCATCGTGGACTCGGTCGCCGCGATCGCCGGCGGTGCCGGCGGCGTCTCCTCCAACACCTCCTACGTCGAGTCCGCCTCGGGCGTCGGCGAGGGCGCGCGCACCGGTATGGCCTCGGTCGTCACCGGCCTGCTGTTCCTGCTGGCGACGTTCTTCACCCCCGTCGTGCAGGCGATCCCCGCCGAGGCGGCGGTCCCCGCCCTCGTCCTCGTCGGCTTCCTGATGATGCAGCAGGTCACCGGCATCGAGTGGAACGACGTCGAGATCGCGATCCCGGCGTTCCTCACCGTCGTCCTGATGCCGTTCACCTACTCGATCAGCGTGGGCATCGGCGCGGGCTTCCTCTCCTACGTCCTGATCAAGGTCGTGGTGGGCAAGGCGCGCCAGGTGCGCCCGCTGCTGTGGATCATCGCGGCGCTGTTCGGCATCTACTTCGGCATCGAGCCGATCACCGCCTGGCTCACCTGA
- a CDS encoding MarR family transcriptional regulator, translating into MTATADKTRRAGSGLAPELRLAVMRLRRRLAAERDPGNDLSLTAMGVLAGLYRYGDLTVGDLAVRERVKAPTMTRTVNCLVDDGHVARRPHESDRRAVVISLTDRGRETLLADRARRDEWLATRLRALSAEERDVLRRATPILHRLAQED; encoded by the coding sequence ATGACTGCCACCGCGGACAAGACCCGACGTGCCGGCTCCGGGCTCGCCCCCGAGCTCCGGCTCGCCGTGATGCGGCTGCGGCGCAGGCTCGCCGCCGAGCGCGACCCGGGCAACGACCTGAGCCTCACCGCGATGGGCGTCCTGGCCGGGCTGTACCGCTACGGCGACCTCACTGTGGGCGATCTCGCAGTCCGCGAGCGCGTGAAAGCGCCGACGATGACGCGTACCGTGAACTGTCTGGTCGACGACGGCCATGTGGCGCGACGCCCCCACGAGAGCGACCGACGCGCCGTGGTGATCAGTCTGACCGACCGAGGTCGGGAGACCCTCCTGGCCGACCGGGCCCGCCGTGACGAGTGGCTGGCCACCCGCCTGCGCGCCCTGAGCGCGGAGGAGCGCGACGTGCTGCGCCGCGCCACCCCGATCCTGCACCGACTCGCCCAGGAGGACTGA
- a CDS encoding MFS transporter, whose translation MSPTFRALANPNYRRYVAGSAVSNTGTWMQRVAQDWLVLSLPGGSGTALGITTGLQFLPVLLLSPYAGVIADRFPKRRLLQLTQLTMALASLLLAAIALTGHAQIWHVYVIAFVFGIGAAFDGPARQSFVSEMVGPEDITNAVGLNSATFNAARLVGPALAGLMIGALGGGAQATGWVILLNAVSYLAVIWQLQRMDVRLLSTPAPVARTRGALRAGVRYVRNQPRMVLVLILVFFAGTFGMNFQITSALMATDVFGKGAGEYGILGSALAVGSLTGALLAARRVKIRLRLLVLATVGFGVASIVAALLPSYLSFALFAPVIGFCTLTLLNSANATIQLEAAPEMRGRAVALYMTIVMGGTPIGSPIIGWIGETFGARWTFVVGGVMTLFGALLAVLVFTRMNRRPGHPGEIRRPESVPVGEPEREPVPVAAAEPAERPSATVLTPVRGAGNLGHRVWDNQAVARARKRMAAR comes from the coding sequence TTGAGCCCCACGTTCCGCGCGCTCGCCAATCCGAACTACCGGCGCTACGTCGCCGGTAGTGCGGTGTCGAACACCGGGACCTGGATGCAACGGGTCGCCCAGGACTGGCTGGTCCTCAGCCTGCCGGGTGGCAGCGGCACCGCGCTCGGCATCACCACCGGGCTCCAGTTCCTCCCGGTCCTGCTGCTCTCGCCGTACGCCGGCGTGATCGCCGACCGCTTCCCCAAGCGCCGACTGCTCCAGCTGACCCAGCTGACGATGGCGCTGGCCTCGCTGCTGCTGGCCGCGATCGCCCTGACCGGGCACGCCCAGATCTGGCACGTCTACGTCATCGCCTTCGTCTTCGGCATCGGCGCGGCCTTCGACGGCCCCGCCCGCCAGTCGTTCGTCTCGGAGATGGTCGGCCCTGAGGACATCACCAACGCCGTCGGCCTGAACTCCGCGACCTTCAACGCCGCGCGCCTCGTCGGGCCCGCGCTGGCCGGCCTGATGATCGGCGCGCTGGGCGGGGGAGCGCAGGCGACCGGCTGGGTGATCCTGCTGAACGCGGTGTCCTACCTCGCGGTCATCTGGCAGCTGCAGCGCATGGACGTGCGGTTGCTGAGCACCCCGGCGCCGGTGGCCCGCACCCGTGGCGCGCTGCGCGCCGGGGTGCGCTACGTGCGCAACCAGCCCCGCATGGTGCTGGTGCTGATCCTCGTCTTCTTCGCCGGCACCTTCGGCATGAACTTCCAGATCACCTCGGCGCTGATGGCCACCGACGTCTTCGGCAAGGGCGCGGGGGAGTACGGCATCCTCGGCTCGGCGCTCGCGGTCGGCTCGCTCACCGGAGCCCTCCTCGCAGCCCGCCGGGTCAAGATCCGGCTGCGGTTGCTGGTGCTGGCCACCGTCGGGTTCGGCGTGGCCTCGATCGTGGCCGCGCTGCTGCCCAGCTACCTGAGCTTCGCGCTGTTCGCCCCGGTGATCGGGTTCTGCACGCTCACGCTGCTCAACTCCGCGAACGCCACCATCCAGCTCGAGGCCGCGCCCGAGATGCGTGGCCGCGCGGTGGCGCTCTACATGACCATCGTCATGGGCGGCACGCCGATCGGCTCGCCGATCATCGGCTGGATCGGGGAGACCTTCGGGGCGCGCTGGACCTTCGTCGTCGGCGGCGTCATGACCCTCTTCGGCGCCCTGCTCGCCGTCCTCGTCTTCACCCGGATGAACCGGCGCCCCGGCCACCCCGGCGAGATCCGGCGACCCGAATCGGTCCCGGTGGGGGAGCCGGAGCGCGAGCCGGTGCCCGTGGCTGCGGCGGAGCCGGCCGAACGGCCGTCCGCCACCGTTTTGACCCCTGTTCGGGGGGCAGGTAATCTCGGTCATCGTGTCTGGGACAACCAGGCCGTTGCGCGTGCTCGGAAGCGAATGGCAGCAAGGTAG
- the rpsL gene encoding 30S ribosomal protein S12: MPTIQQLVRKGRQDKVSKSKTPALKGSPQRRGVCTRVYTTTPKKPNSALRKVARVRLSSGVEVTAYIPGVGHNLQEHSIVLVRGGRVKDLPGVRYKIIRGTLDTQGVKNRKQARSRYGAKKEKS; encoded by the coding sequence GTGCCCACCATTCAGCAGCTGGTCCGCAAGGGCCGCCAGGACAAGGTGTCGAAGAGCAAGACGCCTGCCCTCAAGGGCTCGCCGCAGCGCCGAGGCGTCTGCACGCGCGTCTACACCACCACCCCGAAGAAGCCGAACTCCGCCCTCCGCAAGGTCGCCCGCGTGCGCCTGTCGAGCGGCGTCGAGGTCACGGCGTACATCCCGGGCGTGGGTCACAACCTTCAGGAGCACTCCATCGTGCTCGTGCGCGGCGGCCGGGTGAAGGACCTCCCCGGTGTCCGCTACAAGATCATTCGCGGCACGCTCGACACCCAGGGCGTGAAGAACCGCAAGCAGGCCCGCAGCCGTTACGGCGCCAAGAAGGAGAAGAGCTGA
- the rpsG gene encoding 30S ribosomal protein S7, producing MPRKGPAPKRPIDVDPVYGSQLVTQLVSKVLQDGKKQVAQRIVYSALEGCREKTGTDPVVTLKRALDNVKPALEVKSRRVGGATYQVPIEVKGTRGTTLALRWLVGYAQDRREKTMAERLMNEILDASNGLGAAVKKREDTHKMAESNKAFAHYRW from the coding sequence ATGCCGCGCAAGGGTCCCGCTCCCAAGCGCCCGATCGACGTCGACCCGGTCTACGGGTCGCAGCTGGTCACCCAGCTCGTCAGCAAGGTGCTTCAGGACGGCAAGAAGCAGGTTGCTCAGCGCATCGTCTACTCCGCGCTCGAGGGCTGCCGCGAGAAGACCGGCACCGACCCGGTGGTCACGCTGAAGCGTGCCCTGGACAACGTGAAGCCGGCTCTCGAGGTCAAGTCCCGCCGTGTCGGTGGCGCCACCTACCAGGTCCCGATCGAGGTCAAGGGCACGCGTGGCACCACGCTCGCGCTGCGCTGGCTGGTCGGGTACGCCCAGGACCGTCGTGAGAAGACGATGGCCGAGCGCCTGATGAACGAGATCCTCGACGCCTCCAACGGCCTCGGTGCCGCTGTGAAGAAGCGTGAGGACACCCACAAGATGGCCGAGTCGAACAAGGCCTTCGCGCACTACCGCTGGTGA
- the fusA gene encoding elongation factor G, producing MAVDITTDLNVVRNIGIMAHIDAGKTTTTERILFYTGINYKIGDTHEGSATMDWMEQEQERGITITSAATTCWWKNHQINIIDTPGHVDFTAEVERSLRVLDGAVAVFDGVAGVEPQTMTVWRQANKYSVPRMCFVNKMDRTGADFFRCVDMMVERLNSTPLVLQLPIGAEQDFLGVIDLVGMRALTWRGETKIGEDYDVEEIPAELADQAAEWREKLLETLSEADDAIMEKYLEGEDLTVEEIEAAIRRATLADKLNPVLLGTAFKNKGVQPLLDAVIKYLPSPLDIDAIVGHDPRDEEKEVVRKPSDDEPFSGLAYKIASDPHLGKLIYVRVYSGKLEAGSSVINSVSGRKERIGKVYQMHANKREEIASVGAGQIVAVMGLKDTKTGHTLCDPSNQVVLESMTFPAPVIEVAIEPKTKGDQEKLGTAIQRLSDEDPTFTVKSDEETGQTIIAGMGELHLEILVDRMRREFRVEATVGKPQVAYRETVRREVKNHSYTHKKQTGGSGQFAKVVVSLGPNIDPETGTGAGYEFVNNVSGGRVPREYIPSVDQGGQDAMEFGVLAGFPMVDVKFTLEDGAYHDVDSSELAFKIAGNQAFKEAARQAKPVLLEPMFAVEVTTPETFLGTVIGDINSRRGQIQAQEERHGDMVINALVPLSEMFGYVGDLRSKTSGQASYSMEFDSYAEVPTNIADEIIKKVRGE from the coding sequence GTGGCCGTCGACATCACCACGGACCTCAACGTCGTCCGCAACATCGGCATCATGGCGCACATCGACGCCGGCAAGACCACCACCACCGAGCGGATCCTGTTCTACACCGGTATCAACTACAAGATCGGCGACACCCACGAGGGTTCGGCGACCATGGACTGGATGGAGCAGGAGCAGGAGCGCGGCATCACCATCACGTCCGCCGCGACGACCTGCTGGTGGAAGAACCACCAGATCAACATCATCGACACCCCCGGTCACGTGGACTTCACCGCCGAGGTCGAGCGCTCGCTGCGCGTCCTCGACGGCGCGGTCGCGGTGTTCGACGGTGTCGCCGGTGTCGAGCCGCAGACGATGACCGTGTGGCGCCAGGCCAACAAGTACTCCGTGCCCCGCATGTGCTTCGTCAACAAGATGGACCGCACCGGTGCGGACTTCTTCCGCTGCGTGGACATGATGGTCGAGCGCCTCAACTCCACCCCGCTGGTCCTCCAGCTCCCGATCGGCGCCGAGCAGGACTTCCTCGGTGTGATCGACCTGGTCGGCATGCGCGCGCTCACCTGGCGCGGCGAGACCAAGATCGGTGAGGACTACGACGTCGAGGAGATCCCCGCGGAGCTGGCCGACCAGGCCGCCGAGTGGCGCGAGAAGCTCCTCGAGACCCTCTCCGAGGCCGACGACGCCATCATGGAGAAGTACCTCGAGGGCGAGGACCTCACCGTCGAGGAGATCGAGGCCGCGATCCGTCGCGCCACCCTCGCGGACAAGCTCAACCCGGTGCTGCTCGGCACCGCGTTCAAGAACAAGGGCGTGCAGCCCCTGCTCGACGCGGTCATCAAGTACCTCCCCTCGCCTCTCGACATCGACGCGATCGTCGGTCACGACCCCCGCGACGAGGAGAAGGAGGTCGTCCGCAAGCCCAGCGACGACGAGCCCTTCTCCGGCCTGGCCTACAAGATCGCCAGCGACCCGCACCTCGGCAAGCTGATCTACGTCCGCGTGTACTCGGGCAAGCTCGAGGCCGGCTCGTCGGTGATCAACTCGGTCAGCGGCCGCAAGGAGCGGATCGGCAAGGTCTACCAGATGCACGCGAACAAGCGTGAGGAGATCGCGTCGGTCGGCGCCGGCCAGATCGTGGCCGTCATGGGCCTCAAGGACACCAAGACCGGTCACACGCTGTGCGACCCGTCGAACCAGGTCGTCCTCGAGTCGATGACCTTCCCGGCCCCGGTGATCGAGGTCGCCATCGAGCCGAAGACGAAGGGTGACCAGGAGAAGCTGGGCACCGCGATCCAGCGTCTCTCCGACGAGGACCCGACCTTCACGGTCAAGTCCGACGAGGAGACCGGTCAGACGATCATCGCCGGCATGGGCGAGCTCCACCTGGAGATCCTCGTCGACCGGATGCGTCGCGAGTTCCGCGTCGAGGCCACCGTCGGCAAGCCGCAGGTCGCCTACCGCGAGACCGTCCGCCGCGAGGTCAAGAACCACAGCTACACCCACAAGAAGCAGACCGGTGGTTCGGGTCAGTTCGCGAAGGTCGTCGTCTCCCTCGGCCCGAACATCGACCCCGAGACCGGTACCGGCGCGGGCTACGAGTTCGTCAACAACGTCTCCGGTGGCCGCGTGCCCCGCGAGTACATCCCGTCGGTCGACCAGGGCGGCCAGGACGCCATGGAGTTCGGCGTGCTCGCCGGGTTCCCGATGGTCGACGTGAAGTTCACGCTCGAGGACGGCGCCTACCACGACGTCGACTCCTCCGAGCTGGCGTTCAAGATCGCCGGCAACCAGGCCTTCAAGGAGGCCGCCCGCCAGGCGAAGCCGGTCCTGCTCGAGCCGATGTTCGCCGTGGAGGTGACCACGCCGGAGACCTTCCTCGGCACGGTCATCGGCGACATCAACAGCCGGCGCGGTCAGATCCAGGCGCAGGAGGAGCGGCACGGTGACATGGTCATCAACGCCCTCGTGCCGCTGTCCGAGATGTTCGGGTACGTTGGCGACCTGAGGTCCAAGACCTCCGGTCAGGCGTCGTACTCGATGGAGTTCGACTCGTACGCCGAGGTTCCCACGAACATCGCCGACGAGATCATCAAGAAGGTGCGCGGCGAGTAG